The proteins below come from a single Xyrauchen texanus isolate HMW12.3.18 chromosome 3, RBS_HiC_50CHRs, whole genome shotgun sequence genomic window:
- the LOC127632420 gene encoding G-protein coupled receptor 83-like has translation MMTFGNCSVDFFLQFYNLQNLSAFFNFSFVDAMYDSGASYESESHRPTIKALLIVAYSVIIIISLFGNVVVCHVVIKNKRMHSVTSLFIMNLAIADILITLLNTPFTLVRFVYSTWVFGKVMCHVSRFAQYCSVHVSVLTLVAIAIDRHQVVMYPMKQRMSRLQGVGWIGVIWVMGSCFSLPHAIYQKLLRFEFVNNRVRMVCLPSFPQPSDLFWKYLDLASFVLLYVLPLAIISIAYLVVAKKVWFQNAVGDLTQAQSAAHRRRKKTTLKMLIAVVAVFAVCWFPLNCYVVLLSSKVIQANNALYFTFHWLAMSSTCYNPFIYCWLNHSFRAELRALPLIGRIAKGNTIQQS, from the exons ATGATGACTTTCGGAAACTGCTCCGTGGATTTCTTCTTGCAGTTTTATAACTTGCAGAATTTGTCCgcgttttttaatttctcttttgtgGACGCGATGTACGACAGTGGTGCGAGCTACGAGTCGGAATCGCACAGACCGACCATCAAAGCGCTGCTCATCGTCGCCTATTCCGTGATTATCATCATCTCGCTTTTCGGAAACGTGGTGGTTTGTCATGTTGTTATTAAGAATAAACGGATGCACTCAGTGACAAGTTTGTTCATTATGAATTTGGCCATTGCTGATATTCTTATAACTCTCCTCAACACGCCTTTTACACTG GTTCGGTTTGTTTACAGTACATGGGTGTTTGGGAAGGTGATGTGCCATGTGAGCCGCTTTGCACAGTATTGTTCTGTCCATGTCTCTGTACTTACGCTGGTTGCCATCGCCATTGATCGACACCAG GTGGTGATGTACCCTATGAAACAGAGGATGTCTCGGCTTCAGGGTGTAGGCTGGATTGGTGTAATCTGGGTGATGGGGTCCTGCTTCTCTCTACCTCATGCCATCTACCAGAAACTGTTGCGCTTTGAATTTGT CAATAACAGGGTACGGATGGTATGTCTCCCCAGCTTCCCACAACCCTCAGATCTCTTTTGGAAGTATCTGGATCTTGCCTCGTTTGTCCTCCTCTATGTATTGCCATTAGCGATAATATCCATAGCGTACCTTGTTGTGGCCAAGAAGGTTTGGTTCCAGAATGCGGTCGGGGATCTCACTCAGGCCCAATCGGCAGCCCATCGCAGGAGGAAGAAGACGACCCTAAAGATGCTGATTGCAGTGGTGGCTGTTTTTGCAGTCTGCTGGTTTCCCCTAAACTGTTATGTGGTGCTGCTGTCAAGTAAAGTGATTCAGGCCAACAATGCCCTGTACTTCACCTTCCACTGGCTGGCCATGAGCTCTACCTGCTATAACCCTTTCATATACTGCTGGCTCAATCACAGCTTCCGTGCAGAACTCCGAGCCCTGCCTTTAATTGGACGCATAGCCAAAGGCAACACTATCCAGCAATCCTGA